In one Nicotiana tomentosiformis chromosome 6, ASM39032v3, whole genome shotgun sequence genomic region, the following are encoded:
- the LOC104116435 gene encoding 7-dehydrocholesterol reductase, with amino-acid sequence MAESQLVHPPLVTYLSMIALLTLAPPFVILMWYTNVHADGSVLQTFNYLRENGLQGLIDIWPRPSAVAGKIIICYALFEAALQLLLPGKTVQGPLSPTGHRPVYKANGMAAYIVTLITYVSLWWFGIFNPTIVYDHLGEILSTLNFGSLIFCLFLYIKGHVAPSSTDHGSSGNIIIDFYWGMELYPRIGKHFDIKVFTNCRFGMISWGVLPITYCIKQYEEYGSLSDSMLVNTILTLVYVTKFFWWEAGYWNTMDIAHDRAGFYICWGCLVWLPCIYTSPGMYLVKQPVNLGLQLAIYILVAGVLCVYINYDCDRQRQEFRRTNGKCLVWGKAPSKIVASYTTTTGETKTSLLLTSGWWGLARHFHYVPEILASFFWSVPALFNHFIPYFYVIYLTILLFDRAKRDDDRCKSKYGKYWKLYCEKVPYRVIPGIY; translated from the exons ATGGCGGAGAGTCAGTTGGTGCACCCGCCTTTAGTCACTTACCTGTCAATGATCGCTCTTCTCACTTTAGCACCCCCTTTTGTTATTCTCAT GTGGTATACAAATGTTCATGCTGATGGGTCTGTATTGCAAACATTTAATTACCTAAGGGAGAATGGTCTGCAAGGACTCATTGATATTTGGCCAAGACCCAGTGCAGTTGcgggaaaaataataatttgcTATGCTCTATTCGAGGCCGCACTTCAGCTTTTGTTGCCGGGTAAAACGGTCCAAGGGCCGTTATCTCCAACTGGACACAGGCCTGTCTATAAG GCAAATGGCATGGCAGCATATATAGTGACACTAATTACGTATGTCAGTCTTTGGTG GTTTGGAATATTCAATCCTACAATTGTGTATGATCATCTGGGGGAGATTCTCTCTACACTAAATTTTGGAAGCTTAATCTTCTGTCTCTTCTTATACATAAAA GGTCATGTCGCGCCATCTTCCACTGATCACGGTTCATCAGGGAACATAATAATCGACTTCTATTGG GGGATGGAGCTATATCCTCGCATTGGCAAACACTTTGATATCAAGGTCTTCACAAACTGCAGATTTGGCATGATTTCTTGGGGAGTTCTCCCTATTACCTACTGTATAAAGCAG TATGAAGAATATGGAAGTCTCTCCGATTCCATGCTTGTAAATACCATATTGACATTGGTGTATGTCACGAAATTCTTTTGGTGGGAAGCAGGGTACTGGAACACCATGGATATTGCACATGACCGAG CCGGCTTTTACATATGCTGGGGATGCTTAGTATGGCttccatgtatatatacttcTCCTGGCATGTACCTTGTCAAACAACCTGTAAATCTTGGACTTCAG CTTGCAATTTATATTCTCGTAGCTGGTGTTCTCTGCGTATACATAAACTATGATTGTGACAGACAGAGGCAAGAGTTTCGTAGAACAAATGGCAAATGCCTTGTCTGGGGAAAGGCTCCATCAAAG ATTGTTGCCTCATACACTACTACCACTGGTGAGACTAAAACCAGCCTTCTCCTGACATCTGGATG GTGGGGCTTAGCTCGGCACTTCCATTACGTTCCAGAAATACTAGCTTCATTTTTCTGGAGTGTACCAGCTCTTTTCAACCAT TTCATTCCCTACTTCTATGTAATCTATCTGACGATCCTCCTTTTCGATCGAGCCAAAAGGGATGACGACCGATGCAAGTCAAA GTATGGCAAATACTGGAAATTGTATTGTGAAAAGGTGCCTTACCGGGTCATACCCGGAATTTACTAG
- the LOC138894427 gene encoding uncharacterized protein, whose product MVEDFLEVFMDDFSVVGNSFNDCLTNLDKVLARCEETNLVLNWEKCHFMVKEGIVLGHIISKNGIEGVRTFLGHVGIYRRFIKDFSKLVNPLGTFLEKDAKFHFNEDCMKAFKLLKFKLTTTPIITTPDWILPFELMCDASDVAVGAVLGQHINKIFHPVYYASKTMNDAQVNYTVTEKELFAIVFAIEKFRPYLMGTKVIIHTNHAALRYLMSKKDSNVRLMWWVLLFQEFDLKFQDRKSSENQVEDHLSRLEEEGRSPDGLEINDSFPNEQLLAISMTEMPWAGRISKKNEMPLTTILEIDIFDVWGIDFMGPFVSSCGNTYILVVVDCVSKWVEAVALPNNEARSVVAFLKKNIFTRFGIPRAIIKHKDMWALKKLNLEWDVATNLRVEQLNELDEFRYHAYISSSLYKEKMKYPHDKYIRNKEFKEGDLVLLLNSQLQIFPGKLKSKWSDLFEVVNVTPFVAVDDNDDVPDDGRGGDTRVGGLERSKKKEAWEDRFVSLTTFIKFREWWSQRSLTLERPFLLKDLDRYNPNVLRQFWECKGWMWFNQSVMDANEDLVREFYANVAHIKKGTKVTKVRNLKVRFDQNTLNNLLGVRGGRANPVLGEAFYG is encoded by the exons atggtggaggattttcttgaggtcttcatggatgatttttctgtggttGGTAATTCCTTTAATGATTGCTTGACaaacttggataaggtcttggcaagatgtgaggagacaaacttggtgctcaattgggagaagtgccacttcatggtcaaggaaggcattgtccttggccacataatttcaaagaatggtattgag ggagtgaggaccTTCTTGGGTCATGTGGGGATCTATCGtcgtttcatcaaggatttttctaaaTTGGTGAACCCTTTGGGTACatttttggagaaggatgccaaattccatttcaacgaggattgcatgaaggcattcaaattgctcaagttcaaattgactactactcctattatcacaaCACCAGATTGGatcttgccttttgagctcatgtgtgacgcaagtgatgtggcagtcggagcagttttggggcaacatatcaacaaaatcttccatccggtctactatgctagtaagaccatgaatgatgcccaagtcaattacacagtGACTGAAAAAGAGCTCtttgctattgtctttgctatagagaagtttcgcccgtacttgatgggtacaaaggtgattatCCACACTAATCATGCGGCGCTTCGGTACCTAATGAGCAAAAAGGATTCAAATGTGAGGTTAATGTGGTGGGTGCTTTTATTTCAAGAGTTCGATCTCAAATTTCAAGACCGCAAAagcagtgaaaaccaagtggaggaccacttgtctcgattggaggaggaggggaggtcaCCTGACGGCCTTGAgattaatgactccttccccaatgagcaacttctagccatttcaatgaccgagatgccatg GGCTGGtaggatttctaagaaaaatgagatgcccctcaccaccatcttggaaattgacatttttgatgtgtggggaattgattttatgggaccgtTCGTAAGCTCCTGTGGGAACACATACATTTTGGTAGTTGTGGACtgtgtgtcaaagtgggttgaggcAGTTGCTcttcccaacaatgaagctcgaagtgtcgtggcatttttgaaaaagaatatcttcacaagatttggcattccaagggccattataa agcacaaggatatgtgggcattgaagaagcttaatcttgagtgggatgtcgcaACTAACTTGAGGGTGgaacaattgaatgagcttgatgaattccggtaccatgcatatataagttcttccttatacaaggagaagatgaagtacccccatgacaagtacatccggaataaggagttcaaagaaggcgaTCTTGTGTTATTGCTCAATTCCCAATTACAGATATTTCCGGGGAAGTTGAAGTCTAAGTGGAGTGATCTGTTTGAGGTTGTgaatgtgacaccctttg TTGCAGtagatgataatgatgatgttcCTGACGATGGTAGAGGAGGTGACACTAGAGTGGGCGGTctagagaggtcgaagaagaaggaggcatgggaagataggtttgtgagcTTGACAACCTTCATAAAGTTCAGAGAATGGTGGTcccagagatcgctcacacttgagcgaccGTTCTTATTGAAGGATTTGGATAGATACAATCCAAATGTGCTTAGACAGTTCTGGGAGtgcaaggggtggatgtggttcaacCAGAGTGTTATGGATGCCAATGAGGATTTGGtacgggagttctatgccaatgtggcacacatcaagaaAGGTACCAAAGTGACCAAGGTGAGGAACTTGAAAGTCAGATTTGACCAAAACACTCTGAACAACTTACTTGGGGTTCGAGGAGGTAGAGCCAATCCAGTACTTGGAGAAGCTttctatgggtga